From a single Miltoncostaea oceani genomic region:
- a CDS encoding tRNA(His) guanylyltransferase Thg1 family protein, with the protein MKSYEVQTRTVLPSRSWTMIRLDGKAFHSWTRGLERPCSIRLVDAMGEVMVALCEQIPNVCCALQQSDELSLVTHDFARPGTEAWHGGQVQKIVSVSASLMTALFARHFPDRAPAVFDARVFTLPSRVEVANALHWRYLDGRRNAVNAVASSMFSTRQLHGVPTVQRREMIEAAGVSLGSFDPRFMSGQFARQVPRLRTSYTDKRTGETVQLDPPAISREWQVGPAPELNAQPGGILLSELLPADPE; encoded by the coding sequence ATGAAAAGCTATGAGGTGCAGACGCGAACGGTCCTGCCGAGTCGCTCATGGACGATGATCCGTCTCGACGGAAAGGCGTTCCACTCCTGGACGCGCGGCCTGGAGCGCCCCTGCTCCATCCGACTCGTTGATGCGATGGGCGAGGTGATGGTCGCACTCTGTGAGCAGATCCCGAACGTCTGCTGCGCCCTCCAACAGTCGGATGAGCTGTCGCTGGTCACCCACGACTTCGCGCGCCCCGGGACGGAGGCCTGGCACGGAGGGCAGGTCCAGAAGATCGTCTCGGTGTCGGCGTCGCTGATGACGGCGCTCTTCGCCCGTCACTTCCCCGATCGAGCGCCCGCGGTCTTCGACGCGCGTGTGTTCACGCTGCCGAGCCGCGTCGAGGTCGCCAACGCCCTTCACTGGCGCTACCTCGACGGCAGGCGCAACGCGGTCAACGCCGTCGCCTCCTCGATGTTCTCCACCAGGCAGCTGCATGGTGTGCCGACCGTTCAGCGCAGGGAGATGATCGAGGCGGCCGGCGTCAGCCTCGGCAGCTTCGATCCCCGGTTCATGTCCGGTCAGTTCGCGCGGCAGGTCCCGCGGCTGCGCACCAGCTACACCGACAAGCGCACCGGCGAGACCGTCCAGCTGGACCCGCCGGCGATCAGCCGGGAGTGGCAGGTCGGCCCGGCGCCCGAGCTGAACGCCCAGCCGGGCGGAATCCTGCTCTCGGAGCTGCTGCCCGCCGACCCGGAGTAG
- a CDS encoding 3'-5' exoribonuclease domain-containing protein: MPTRFFFDTEFLAASTPGHASYHLISIGIAAEDGRELYLENADFDWSDPRVSPWLSENVRPHLDGPGAAVSVPAQQMAGTITSFVGSAPDPQFWAYNGASDWVVLMSLFGDMLNRPAGWPSAFRDLKHYFEALGVAKADLPPHDGPEHHALADALWDRTCFMAAASL; this comes from the coding sequence ATGCCGACACGCTTCTTCTTCGACACCGAGTTCCTCGCTGCGTCCACCCCGGGGCACGCGAGCTACCACCTGATCTCGATCGGCATCGCCGCCGAGGATGGCAGGGAGCTCTACCTCGAAAACGCGGACTTCGACTGGTCGGATCCGCGCGTAAGCCCATGGCTCTCCGAGAACGTCCGGCCGCACCTCGACGGGCCCGGCGCGGCGGTATCGGTCCCCGCGCAGCAGATGGCAGGAACGATCACCTCCTTCGTCGGCTCGGCCCCTGACCCGCAGTTCTGGGCCTACAACGGCGCGAGCGACTGGGTCGTGCTGATGAGCCTCTTCGGCGACATGCTCAACCGCCCCGCCGGCTGGCCCTCGGCCTTCCGGGACCTCAAGCACTACTTCGAGGCGCTCGGCGTCGCGAAGGCGGACCTGCCGCCTCACGACGGACCCGAGCACCACGCGCTCGCTGACGCGCTCTGGGACCGCACCTGCTTCATGGCGGCGGCCTCCTTGTGA